In one window of Bemisia tabaci chromosome 6, PGI_BMITA_v3 DNA:
- the Fancl gene encoding E3 ubiquitin-protein ligase FANCL → MNELITQAFLKFPLLIPNHNFTKWNGYISCSKEQELLISVVCPKFPSLEGTMVRAPTSLAVSPLQKTTLQNIIRGANSFLGLLGELQIFFASLLPNETPSVHKDIQASNKSNVFESARDILAELTDKVGLDALHSLSGDLKKLILLHIDDSEREHRLELKIPSNYPKDRPEILSIDLPEAVQPQFAELHSISDFYQQFTCVIQSLQGFWQACDTLRMNVNVLEPRDPMFKDTVWRIAIANDVFASLILNPLEVQNCPIIRIVGNRKDSLEFEAILEKNLKELEWDSERDLLDNLGRLLEITEFPPPVEEEDERIADSQLFQAQECCICFTSRADDNSAPHKYCNNEKCNAYFHYGCLLEWFQSLPTGEVCDSDFISGDCLNCGCKILCPAQK, encoded by the exons ATGAATGAATTAATCACCCAAGCTTTCTTGAAGTTTCCGCTCCTCATCCCAAACCATAATTTTACCAAATGGAACGGCTATATTTCCTGTTCTAAA GAGCAGGAACTGTTAATTTCAGTGGTTTGTCCAAAATTTCCATCTTTAGAAGGCACGATGGTCCGAGCGCCTACCTCCCTGGCAGTATCTCCACTGCAAAAAACCACTCTGCAAAAT ATTATTAGAGGAGCAAACTCTTTTCTAGGCCTTCTGGGTGAACTGCAAATCTTCTTC GCATCTCTGCTGCCGAACGAGACACCTTCGGTCCACAAAGACATTCAGGCATCTAACAAATCAAACGTATTCGAGTCTGCGCGTGACATCTTGGCCGAGCTGACGGACAAAGTTGGGCTCGATGCGTTACATTCTCTGTCCGGCGATCTCAAGAAGCTCATTTTACTTCACATTGATGACAGCGAGAGAGAGCATCGGTTAGAACTGAAAATTCCCTCCAACTATCCGAAGGATCGTCCTGAGATACTGTCCATTGATTTGCCGGAAGCCGTTCAACCACAATTCGCTGAA TTACACTCGATCAGTGATTTTTACCAACAGTTTACATGTGTGATTCAGTCATTGCAAGGATTTTGGCAGGCGTGCGATACTTTACGTATGAACGTCAATGTACTTGAACCTAGAGACCCTATGTTTAAAGACACCGTATGGCGAATAGCAATCG CGAATGACGTTTTTGCATCCTTAATCCTTAACCCACTGGAAGTTCAAAATTGTCCGATTATCCGCATTGTCGGCAATAGAAAAGATAGTTTAGAGTTTGAAGCTATTCTGGAGAAAAACTTGAAG GAGCTTGAGTGGGACTCCGAAAGAGATTTGCTGGATAATTTAGGACGTTTGCTGGAAATCACCGAGTTTCCTCCACCCGTCGAAGAAGAGGACGAGAGGATCGCCGACAGTCAGTTGTTCCAAGCTCAAGAGTGTTGCATCTGTTTCACCTCCAGGGCCGATGATAATTCTGCTCCGCATAAATATTGCAACAACGAAAAGTGTAACGCCTATTTCCATTATGGATGCTTATTGGAG tgGTTTCAGTCCCTGCCAACTGGCGAAGTCTGTGATTCTGACTTTATCTCTGGCGACTGTTTGAATTGCGGCTGT aaaattttatgtccTGCACAGAAATGA
- the LOC109042131 gene encoding ejaculatory bulb-specific protein 3, protein MFKVLVVLCVLGAAFVYAAPAEDKYTDKYDNINVDDILGSKRLLKSYLTCLLDKSPCTPEGSELKRLLPDALKTACSKCTEKQKEGAARIVERVTAEYPTEWKELSAKWDPTGEYWAKYKPLVQEYLKASA, encoded by the exons ATGTTCAAAGTTCTCGTGGTGTTGTGCGTGCTCGGCGCCGCTTTCGTCTACGCGGCCCCTGCCGAAGacaaatacacggacaaatatGACAACATCAACGTCGACGATATTTTGGGCAGCAAGAGGCTCCTGAAGAGCTACCTCACCTGCTTACTCGACAAAAGCCCCTGCACTCCGGAAGGAAGTGAACTCAAAC GTCTCCTCCCCGATGCTCTGAAAACGGCCTGCTCAAAATGCAcagaaaagcaaaaggaaggaGCTGCAAGGATCGTAGAACGGGTCACCGCGGAGTACCCGACCGAATGGAAGGAGCTGAGCGCCAAGTGGGACCCCACCGGAGAATACTGGGCCAAGTACAAGCCCCTCGTTCAAGAGTACCTCAAGGCATCCGCCTAA
- the LOC109042122 gene encoding allergen Tha p 1, whose product MGTFRVLLLVVVSVCVFNVLRATPVPDEEKYSDKYDDVDYKSILNSKRLLNNYVKCLLDEGPCTAEGKALRDQLPDILATECKKCTDKQKKGSLDILEILQTEHQDAWTVLAKRWDPEDKLTKPLMEKLKKETGQA is encoded by the exons ATGGGCACATTCAGGGTACTTTTGCTAGTTGTCGTCAGCGTATGCGTTTTCAACGTGCTCCGTGCAACACCCGTTCCGGACGAAGAGAAATATTCCGATAAATACGACGATGTTGACTATAAATCCATCCTCAACAGCAAACGTTTGCTCAATAATTATGTCAAGTGCCTTTTGGACGAAGGACCTTGCACCGCAGAGGGCAAAGCATTGCGAG ACCAATTGCCGGACATTTTAGCCACGGAATGCAAGAAATGCACAGATAAACAGAAGAAAGGCTCGCTAGACATATTGGAGATTCTGCAGACGGAGCACCAAGACGCGTGGACGGTTTTGGCAAAACGATGGGACCCAGAGGATAAGTTGACGAAACCGCTGATggagaagttaaaaaaagaaaccgGCCAGGCTTAA